From the genome of Brachyhypopomus gauderio isolate BG-103 chromosome 20, BGAUD_0.2, whole genome shotgun sequence, one region includes:
- the kpnb3 gene encoding importin-5 gives MAEQRQQFYALLGNLMNPDNDVRKRSEETYDTIPGATKVTFLLQAIRDVSAAEEVRQMAAVLLRRLLSSSFEEVYPGLTPDVQTAIRTELLAAIQLDGSSSIRKKVCDVAAELARNLLDDDGNNQWPEILKFLFESVNSQNVALREAALHIFWNFPGIFGNQQQHYMDVIKRMLVQCMQDQENPQIQTLSARATASFVLSNESNTALLKHFSDLLPGILQAVNESCYQGDDSVLKSLVEIADTAPKYLRPNLEATLQLCLKLCGDTNLTNMQRQLALEVIVTLSETAAAMLRKHTATVAQSVPQMLSMMVDLEEDEEWAMADELEDDDFDSNAVAGESALDRIACGLGGKMVLPMIKQHIMQMLQNSDWRYRHAGLMALSAIGEGCHQQMMSILNEIVSFVLLFCQDPHPRVRYAACNAIGQMATDFAPTFQKKFHDKVISTLLQTMEDQSNPRVQAHAAAALINFTEDCPKALLIPYLDSLVQHLHVIMVAKLQELIQKGTKLVLEQVVTSIASVADTAEEKFVPYYDLFMPSLKHIVENAVQKELRLLRGKTIECISLIGLAVGKEKFMPDASAVMQLLLKTQTDFNDLEDDDPQISYMISAWARMCKILGKDFQQYLPVVMGPLMKTASIKPEVALLDTQDMENMSEDDGWEFVNLGDQQSFGIKTAGLEEKATACQMLVCYAKELKEGFVEYTEQVVKLMVPLLKFYFHDGVRVAAAESMPLLLECARVRGPEYLTQMWHFMCDALIKAIGTEPDSDVLSEIMHSFAKCIELMGDGCLNNEHFEELGAILKSKLEEHFKNQELRQAKRQDEDYDEQVEETLQDEDENDVYILTKVSDILHAVFSSHKENVLPWFEQLLQLIVNLICPHRPWADRQWGLCIFDDVIEHCSPSSFKYAEYFLRPMMQSLCDTAPEVRQAAAYGIGVMAQFGGESYRPFCTEAIPLLIGVIQAAESKAKENVNATENCISAVGKVMRYRPECVNVNEILPHWVSWLPLNEDKEEAVHTFNYLCDLIESNNPIVLGPDNANLPKIFLIIAEGVANESIKCEDDCSKRLANVIRQVQVSGGLWTQCVSTLNETHQKAIQDLLNTA, from the exons ATGGCGGAGCAGCGGCAGCAGTTCTACGCGTTACTGGGGAACCTCATGAACCCCGACAACGACGTGCGGAAACGCTCGGAG GAAACGTATGACACCATCCCTGGAGCTACAAAGGTCACGTTCCTGCTGCAGGCCATTCGCGATGTATCCGCTGCGGAGGAG GTCAGGCAGATGGCGGCCGTCCTGCTGCGACGGTTGCTGTCCTCGTCTTTTGAAGAGGTCTACCCGGGCCTCACGCCGGACGTTCAGACCGCCATCAGGACGGAGCTGCTCGCCGCCATCCAACTGGACGGCTCGTCCAGCATCCGCAAGAAGGTCTGCGACGTGGCCGCCGAGCTGGCAAGGAACCTTCTCG ATGATGATGGAAACAACCAGTGGCCAGAAATCCTCAAGTTCCTGTTTGAATCGGTGAACTCGCAGAACGTGGCCCTACGGGAAGCTGCGCTACATATTTTCTG gaATTTCCCTGGGATCTTCGGTAACCAGCAGCAGCACTATATGGACGTCATCAAGCGCATGTTGGTTCAGTGCATGCAGGACCAGGAGAACCCACAG ATTCAGACGCTGTCTGCACGGGCCACCGCCTCCTTCGTTCTGTCCAACGAGAGCAACACGGCGCTCCTTAAACACTTCTCGGACCTGCTGCCTGGCATACTGCAG GCGGTCAATGAGTCCTGTTACCAAGGCGACGACTCTGTGCTGAAGTCTCTGGTGGAAATTGCGGACACTGCCCCTAAATACCTGAGACCAAACCTGGAGGCCACGCTCCAACTCTGTCTCAAG ctGTGTGGGGACACCAACCTGACCAACATGCAGAGACAGTTGGCCCTGGAGGTTATTGTTACACTGTCGGAAACCGCTGCTGCCATGCTGAGGAAACACACCGCCACTGTGGCTCAGAGCG ttCCCCAGATGTTGTCCATGATGGTGGACCTGGAAGAGGATGAAGAGTGGGCGATGGCAGATGAGCTGGAAGATGACGACTTTGACAG TAACGCCGTGGCCGGCGAAAGCGCCCTGGACAGGATCGCGTGTGGCCTTGGAGGGAAGATGGTGCTCCCCATGATCAAACAACACATCATGCAGATGCTACAGAACT CTGATTGGAGGTACAGACACGCCGGGCTAATGGCGCTCTCTGCCATTGGTGAGGGCTGCCATCAGCAGATGATGTCGATTTTGAACGAGATTGTCAGCTTTGTTCTCCTCTTCTGTCAGGATCCA CATCCCAGAGTTCGATATGCTGCTTGCAACGCTATTGGTCAAATGGCCACAGATTTTGCTCCTACCTTCCAGAAGAAATTCCACGACAAG GTCATCTCCACACTGCTGCAGACCATGGAGGACCAGTCAAACCCTCGAGTCCAGGCCCACGCGGCCGCGGCCCTGATCAACTTCACGGAGGACTGCCCCAAAGCTCTCCTCATCCCCTACCTGGACAGCCTGGTCCAGCACCTTCACGTCATCATGGTCGCCAAGCTCCAGGAG CTGATCCAGAAAGGCACCAAGCTGGTCCTGGAGCAGGTGGTGACCTCCATCGCGTCCGTGGCCGACACGGCGGAGGAGAAGTTCGTGCCATATTACGACCTCTTCATGCCCTCCCTTAAACACATCGTGGAGAACGCCGTTCAGAAGGAGCTTCGTTTGCTCAGGGGCAAGACCATAGAGTGCATCAGTCTGATAGGTCTGGCCGTGGGCAAAGAGAAG TTTATGCCTGATGCTTCAGCTGTGATGCAGTTACTCCTGAAGACGCAGACGGACTTCAATGACCTGGAGGACGATGATCCACAG ATTTCCTACATGATCTCCGCGTGGGCCCGCATGTGTAAAATCCTGGGGAAGGACTTCCAGCAGTATCTGCCCGTGGTTATGGGCCCCCTCATGAAGACGGCTTCCATCAAGCCCGAGGTGGCTCTCTTGGACA CCCAGGACATGGAGAACATGTCTGAAGACGACGGATGGGAGTTTGTCAATCTGGGAGACCAGCAGAGCTTTGGAATCAAGACTGCTGGATTAGAAGAGAAGGCTACAGCTTGTCAGATGCTG GTGTGTTACGCTAAGGAGCTGaaggaaggttttgtggagtACACGGAGCAAGTAGTGAAGCTAATGGTCCCATTGTTGAAGTTTTACTTCCATGATG GTGTGCGAGTAGCTGCTGCCGAGTCCATGCCCCTGCTGCTGGAGTGCGCGCGTGTGCGGGGACCCGAGTACCTCACGCAGATGTGGCACTTCATGTGTGACGCGCTCATCAAAGCCATCGGCACCGAGCCCGACTCGGACGTGCTGTCGGAGATCATGCACTCTTTCGCCAAG TGTATTGAGTTGATGGGAGACGGCTGTCTGAATAATGAACACTTTGAGGAGCTGGGTGCCATCTTGAAGAGTAAATTGGAGGAGCACTTTAAGAACCAGGAACTCAGGCAAG CTAAAAGGCAGGATGAGGACTACGACGAGCAGGTTGAAGAAACGTTACAAGATGAG GATGAGAACGATGTGTACATTCTTACCAAGGTGTCGGACATTTTGCATGCAGTCTTCAGCAGCCACAAGGAAAACGTTCTTCCTTGGTTCGAGCAGCTGCTACAACTTATAGTTAATCTTATA TGTCCACACAGACCCTGGGCGGACAGACAGTGGGGCCTGTGCATCTTTGACGATGTGATCGAGCACTGCAGTCCGTCTTCGTTCAAGTACGCAGAGTACTTCTTGCGGCCCATGATGCAATCTCTCTGCGACACGGCCCCCGAGGTCCGGCAAGCCGCCGCCTACGGCATCGGAGTCATGGCGCAGTTTGGGGGAGAGAGCTATAGGCCCTTCTGCACAG AAGCCATTCCTCTCTTGATTGGAGTGATCCAAGCTGCAGAGTCTAAAGCCAAGGAGAACGTCAACGCAACGGAGAACTGCATCTCGGCTGTTGGCAAAGTCATGAGGTATCGACCAGAATGTGTCAATGTCAACGAGATCCTTCCACATTGGGTTTCCTGGCTGCCACTCAATGAAGACAAGGAGGAGGCCGTACACACGTTTAATTATCTTTGTGACCTTATTGAAAG CAACAATCCTATTGTGCTTGGACCCGACAATGCAAATCTTCCCAAGATTTTCCTCATCATTGCTGAGGGTGTTGCTAACGAATCCATCAAATGTGAAGACGATTGCAGCAAGAGACTGGCGAACGTCATCCGTCAAGTACAA GTTTCTGGAGGACTATGGACACAGTGTGTATCAACCCTTAATGAAACTCACCAAAAGGCCATTCAGGATCTCCTCAATACAGCATGA
- the brat1 gene encoding integrator complex assembly factor BRAT1, with the protein MDSACVSLLPSVCEALADPKLVPPDDTSLEKLLDWFNHLTSQADGQSLLQHQPCLLRFLYSVMESDAMDPTIFSFSLKLAGLLAAGEQDFCLLQEEDVLVRVFVPDGWHTPGLWSEASVRCGWIQGLRSMIQNPQAMDFFCRNGIITLVLQLQNDESLFIASLTNQILADILNSSMSPVLSSGTDGTAEGGSPVRPDWASVTTQVMRHMSRSLASEDQTVILPGLRLLTVALTRCSDPLKGTLWNHVQEHLETLANGKRDSLTQPIMAVLQAAARTPLLLQPERGVEALMNVMLCSRNTDDSVRCAVSVLQLEHCPEVLKNRATDIVLLPLLYITGTRQWLPETDETSGHHLLMDQLSHRASCVSLLSQSLSSIGELICKNSLSSASIGPVSSSVVSLLNMCIGHHPSTVLQVGTFPHLIGCCKVQRCGLEVLGSLTVYKESVGVMDEAFTILLRYLQSPDSHATVLKKTHQAALKWFSACSPSPDVWRIVSNDLFSVLKKHVCDGRWAVRDSTLEFIAQLTAALKGYREYAEALHAHGIISVLFTALSDVEAYVQASAVFALGEALTTAHLPLCASLQEEVVARLLTVLDHDAESFPRRAALKVFTSWLKIPQSLSVLDQSLSSVFSLGGNDCDWEVKVHTLELADVLLEKLLSRCPYAVCGYDPSQRCAEQTLTKLMNLGLLELLFKCLFDCDRPVAQKACAQLLKLRTFLSETSGTDTNDLALEIHRCSWGEEIVHRYRVKYSEQSDCVNNNEASQEQADVVECDRSCPKELGLFEILDLLDLDEMQQTLSLSSDHVINSPQSLMEDILFVAQQSEDNVVDCY; encoded by the exons ATGGACAGCGCATGCGTGTCGCTGCTGCCGTCCGTCTGTGAAGCCCTGGCGGACCCCAAACTCGTGCCGCCCGACGACACCTCGCTGGAGAAGCTTCTGGATTGGTTCAACCATCTTACGAGCCAAG CTGACGGACAGTCTCTTCTCCAACATCAGCCATGTCTCCTGCGGTTCTTGTACAGCGTGATGGAGTCCGACGCGATGGACCCCACcatcttctccttctccctgaAACTAGCCGGCCTTCTGGCTGCCGGAGAGCAAGACTTCTGTCTGCTGCAG GAGGAAGACGTGCTGGTGCGCGTGTTTGTCCCCGACGGCTGGCACACGCCGGGCCTGTGGAGCGAGGCCTCGGTGCGGTGCGGCTGGATCCAGGGACTGCGGAGTATGATCCAGAACCCACAAGCTATGGACTTCTTCTGCAGGAATG GGATAATTACTCTGGTCCTCCAGCTACAAAACGATGAAAGCCTTTTCATTGCCTCTTTAACCAATCAGATTttagcagacattttaaactccAGCATGTCTCCAGTGTTGAGCAGTGGCACTGACGGCACGGCAGAAGGCGGGTCACCTGTTCGCCCCGACTGGGCCTCGGTTACCACACAGGTAATGAGGCACATGTCCAGGTCACTAGCTTCAGAGGACCAGACCGTCATTCTCCCAGGTTTAAGGCTGCTGACCGTAGCTCTCACGCGGTGTAGCGACCCACTCAAGGGGACGCTGTGGAATCATGTCCAGGAACATTTGGAGACTCTAGCCAATGGGAAGCGTGACTCTTTAACCCAGCCAATCATGGCGGTCCTTCAGGCTGCTGCAAG GACGCCCCTTCTCCTCCAGCCTGAACGTGGAGTGGAGGCTCTGATGAACGTCATGTTGTGTTCGAGAAACACTGATGATTCTGTGCGGTGTGCCGTCTCAGTCCTGCAGCTGGAGCACTG CCCAGAGGTTTTAAAGAACAGAGCGACAGATATAGTCCTCCTTCCTCTGCTCTACATCACCGGGACTCGACAGTGGCTTCCTGAAACTG ATGAGACAAGTGGCCATCATTTACTCATGGACCAGCTGTCCCACAGAGCGTCCTGCGTGTCTTTGCTCTCTCAGAGTCTGTCCAGCATCGGGGAGCTAATTTGCAAG AACTCCCTGAGCAGTGCTTCCATTGGACCGGTCAGTTCTTCAGTGGTCTCACTCCTGAACATGTGCATTGGCCATCACCCCTCCACTGTCCTGCAAGTTGGGACCTTCCCTCACCTTATTGGCTGCTGCAAGGTTCAGAGGTGTGGCCTGGAGGTACTGGGGAGCCTCACTGTTTACAAAG AGAGCGTGGGTGTGATGGACGAGGCCTTCACCATTCTCCTGCGGTATCTGCAGAGTCCTGACTCACACGCCACG GTGTTGAAGAAAACACACCAGGCTGCCCTTAAATGGTTTAGCGCTTGCTCTCCTTCACCTGATGTATGGAGGATTGTCAGTAATG acctgtTTTCCGTGCTGAAGAAGCACGTATGCGATGGCCGGTGGGCAGTGAGGGATTCCACTCTAGAGTTCATCGCTCAGCTCACGGCTGCACTCAAAG GTTACCGCGAGTACGCTGAAGCTCTGCATGCTCATGGCATCATCTCCGTGCTCTTCACCGCGCTGTCGGACGTAGAGGCTTACGTCCAAGCAAGTGCAGTGTTTGCTCTGGGCGAGGCATTGACTACAGCCCACCTGCCCCTCTGTGCCAGTCTGCAG GAGGAGGTCGTCGCACGCCTGCTGACCGTCCTCGACCATGACGCAGAGAGCTTCCCTCGTCGTGCTGCTCTGAAGGTCTTCACTTCATGGCTGAAGATACCACAGTCCCTTTCTGTCCTGGACCAGTCTCTGAGCTCAGTCTTCTCATTGGGCGGCAACGACTGTGACTGGGAGGTGAAGGTTCACACACTGGAGTTAGCAGATGTGTTGTTGGAGAAATTGCTAAGTCGCTGTCCATATGCCGTCTGTGGCTACGACCCTTCGCAAAGGTGCGCGGAACAAACGCTGACCAAGCTGATGAACTTGGGACTGTTGGAGCTGCTGTTCAAATGCTTGTTTGACTGTGATAGACCTGTTGCTCAGAAAGCTTGTGCACAGTTGCTCAAGCTCAGGACGTTTTTGAGCGAGACGTCCGGCACCGACACCAATGATCTCGCCCTTGAAATACACAGGTGCAGTTGGGGTGAGGAAATAGTTCACAGGTACCGCGTCAAATACTCCGAACAGTCAGACTGTGTAAATAATAATGAAGCGTCTCAGGAGCAAGCAGACGTTGTGGAATGTGATCGTAGCTGTCCAAAAGAATTGGGTCTCTTCGAGATACTAGATCTATTAGATCTGGACGAAATGCAGCAGACTTTATCACTGAGCAGTGATCATGTGATCAATTCACCCCAATCTCTCATGGAAGACATCCTGTTTGTGGCGCAACAGAGTGAAGATAATGTTGTGGACTGCTATTGA